The genomic segment GCCCATCCCCGCACGCGAACCCAACACGGCGACCGGCACGCCGGGGGCAACGAGCGGCGCGCTGTCCGGCCCCCCCGCACAGACGGGCACCACCGCGCATTTAGTTGGCCCGGACCTGAAGGGCGATCTGCTGGGCCTCCTCCAAGCCGTACAGAACCTCGGCGGCGCGGCGGCCGGGGCTCCGGCCGCGGCGGCGGCGCTCGGCGGGCTCGAAGCGCAACAGGCGACGAACGCCCTCGCGCAATCGACCGGCGCGCCGTATTACTTGCAGGTGCCGTTCCCGGACGGTGCCATCTGGCGCACGCTCCACCTGTCGCTCGAACCGCAGAACCAGTCCACCCAGTCGGACAGCAGCACCCCGTCCGGGCGGTTCCGGGTGTTCATGCACGTCCCGCTCACGGACCTCGGTGAGACGTGGATCGACGCCGGCGTCGCGGGCGACCAGCTCCGCGCGACCATCTACCTGGACCAGACCGCGGTCCGCGACCGCGTGCAGGCCGCGCTCCCGGAACTGCAAACGCAGCTCCAGGCCGACGGGTTTTCCGAGGTGTTGCTCAGCGTCAAATCGTCGAGCGACCTGCCGGACCGCTACCGCCGCGAGGCGGGCGCGATGCAGGCCGGGCGCCCGGCGTCGGTATCCCTCCTCGACGTGAAGGCGTAACGTGGCCGAGAACCCACAACAGAAACGGGCTGTCGCGCTCCGCTACGACGCGGGCCGCGACTCGGCGCCGAAGGTGGTGGCGAAGGGCCGGGGCCGCACCGCCGACATGATCCTCGCGCTGGCGAAGAAGAACGGGGTGCCGGTGCGGCAGGACCCGAACCTCGTGCAGGTGTTGAGCCGCCTGAAGATCGACCAGGAGATCCCACCGGAAGTGTACCGCGCGGTGGCCGCGATCCTCGCGTTCCTGCACCGCGTCAACCGTCCGAACACGTGACTTCACCCGTCCGCGCGATTCGGTATCGCATCTTTCGAGACTTCTCGTTCGACGCAACTTGGTGCGTCTGGCAAACGGGAAAACCAAGATGGCTCCTTCCGCACCCCGGCCGCTGGCCGGGGCTCAGGGAGCCCGGTCCTTCAGACCGGATGGTGGGAACGACGTGTCCCGAGTCGCGTCGAGCAAGAACTCTCCCGAACCCCGTGAAAGCCTGTTCGACCGTGGGCACTCCAGCGGGCGGGTCGTTCGCGGAAAGCGTGCGTCCGTCGCCCGCAACTTCAGCCGAGCCATCGGCACGAAGCGCGACGCGAACCGACCGGCCGTAACCGGCAACGACTTCCGCGAGTGACTTCGTAACCAGCTCAAAGAGAAGATGAAACAACCCGCGAGCATCGGTGCTACCGATGTACATTGCCGGCCGGAGACGCACATGTTCAAAGCCCGAGTGCGTCTGGAGGTCTTCCACTCGATACACAGCAGATGGGTTCTGGCCGGGACACGCCATTCAGATTCCTTCCCTTACCGTTCGCGGTTGAGTCGGATCTTTGCGGCTTCCGCGGCCTTATCGATCTTCTTCAGGTCGTCGTTCAGCGGGTACTCGAAGCCCTTGATCCGGTGGCCCCAAAACACCTGTTCGCCCTCGGCGAGCAGAGACAGTGCCCCGATGAATTTGTCCACACCCGCGTATACAGTCGGCGCGGACTTCACCAGATTCTCGGTCTTTTCGTTGTTCGTGCCGTCTAGCAGCGCGAACTGCCACACGCCCTTATCGTCCTTCCAACTGTAAGCCTCGACCCCCTTGAACCGCGGCTTCGGCTCGCGCTTCGGTTCGTCGGCACCGGCGTTCGGATCCGAGACGAGCGCCGCGACGCAGACCGTGACTAAGGCGACCAGTTTCATAGGTATCCGCTCCCGTTCATTTTATCGGAAGTTCCAGTCGGAAACACGCTCCGGGCGCCCCTTCGGCGGCGCGATAGGCCACCGTGCCGCCGAGGACTTCCGCCCACTGCTTCGCCAGCGCCAGACCCAGCCCGGCGCCGCCCGCCCGCGCGTCCGCGTGGGTGCCGCGGCGGAACGGCTTGAAGATCGACTTCCGCTCGCCCGCGGGCACGCCCGGGCCGCGGTCCTCCACCTCGAACACGATGCGGTCCGCGCCACCCGGCTTCGCCCATAGCCAGATCCGCTTGTCGTCAGCGTCGCGGGTGTACTTGCGAGCGTTATCGATCAGGTTGCCGACGATCTGCTGAACCATCGCCGCGTCCGTGCAGACTTCCAGCTCGGCCGCCAGCGTGGAGACGATCACCAGTTCCTTGCCGTCGGCGCCGACGCGGTCCGTCCAGGTGCCCCGCAACTGGTCCAGGAGGTCCCCCACTTTAACGGGTCTCATGTCGCCGTTGGCCCGGCGCTTTTCGAGCTTGGCGAAATCCAACACGTTGTCGATCAGGCGGTGCAACCGATCGGACTCGGTGGCGAGCGTGTTCAGGTACTCCTGCCGCTTCGCCTCGTCCTGAATCATGCCGCTCAGGAGGAGGTCTATGTACAGGCGGAGCGAGGTGAGCGGCGTGCGCAGCTCGTGCGTGACCGCGGAGACGAACCGGATGCGGCGCTCGGCCAGATCGACCAGCGACCACCCGCTCAGGCCGACGGCCGCGAACGCGACCAGCGCCGCCACCCACGCCAACACGAGGCCGAAGCGGAGCGGCGTCCACCCGGCCGACGGCAGCGGCGGGACCGGACCGGGGTCGAGTTGGACCGGGAGGGAGGTCATCGCGCGGTCGGGCGACACGCCGGCCGCGTCCCTCACCGGTACCAGCGCCGCGTCCGGGAACAGGTCCCGCACCTCCTCCTTGAGCACCTGCTCCAGTTTGCCCCAATCGAGGACCACGCCCTGGTAAACGGTCTTCTGGTCGATCTTCGCGGCCCGCAACAGGACGAGTGTTTCGGTGCCGTCGGCCGCGGTGATCCACTGCGGCCGCATCGACCCCAGGTGAATGTTCACCGCCGGGGGAATCGTGACAACCGAGTTGTTGAACAGGTTGGTGGCGTCCCGGGAGTTTTGGGGGCCCCGATCGTTCGACACCGAGGGGGGGAGCGACTTCCGGTTGTTGTCCTGCGGGGGCAGGTCGTCGGGGTCGCGGCGGCGGCACACGCCCGCGATGTGTTCCAGGATCGACCCGCCGCGCAGTTCGTTGGAAAGCGCCCGCTGCGCGTCGGCGTCCTTCTGTTTCGATCTGTCCCCCGACGGATCAGGGGCGGCGCTCATCGGCTTGCCGTCCTTATCGGCCCTTTCGTTGCCCGCTCCCGGCACGAGCGGATTCGTGACCGGCGCCGCGGGGGGCACTGGTCCCGGTACGGGTAAGGCGCCGACTCCCGGCGCGAGTGACGGCGCGGTCGGTGTGCCGGGGGGCGTCGGTCCCGGAACACTCGGGCCGCCCGGAACCGTGTTCAAGTTGTTGCCGGGCGGATTGACGAAGTTCTGACCCAGTTGCCCCTGGTTTTTGCCGAACATCGGGAAGTCGCGCCCGGCCTTCTTGGCTTCGTCCACGCCCCGAGAAATGGTTCCCGTGCGGTTCCGGAAGGACTGCATCAGGGTGTCGTTGTCGATGGCCGTCGCGTTCCCGCGCCCGCCCACCGCACCGGAAGGCTGAACGCCCTGCGTAACGGGTGCTTGGCTCGGCGGATTGGCGGGCGGCCCTGGTAACCCCGGAGGCGCCTGCTGCGCGGGCATGGCGTCTTTCTTGTTACTGGCCAGGTCGTCGGGCCGCTGGTTACTGGCGACCGCGTCCCGATGGGGCAATTCCCATCCGAACAGGCGGAACGGCGGGGGCGCCGCGGCCCCCGCCGGCGCGGGCGGTAACGGTGTCGGATTCGTCGCGGGCGAGGGCGGAGCGTTGGGCGCGGAGTTGGGCCGGGGAATCGCGGCCACCGCAGGCGGGTCGAACATCGGTGCGGCGAACGGTCGGTCGTCGGCCGAAATGGCCCGCTCACGGGCGGTCAGGAGGTCGCACGTGCCGAACGCCGGGTACTTGTCGTTCAGGGCGACGAGGACCGCACTGCGTTCGGCGGTGTTGTTTTCCAGCGGCAGGTCCGGCCACGCTTCGGACACGCGCTTCTGGGCTTCCGGGGAAAGAACCTGCGGCGAGGTCCACCCGGTCGCCGGGTCGAGCTGGACGTGCAGCTTCATCCAGTCGGGCAGCGGGGCGGCCAGGAGCGGGGTCGGGGCCGTGGTCGAGCCGGAGAGCGGATCGGCCGAAGCGTAGTGATAAAACGGGCGGCTGTCCTCAACGCCGAGTGCCGGCAGCATGCGGCCGTCGAGGCGCCACAGCGCGACGTGAACGTCGTTGCCGAGTTCGGCCTGCGCGGCGGCCTCGCGCTGGGCGCGCTCGACCCGGAGCGCGACGACGGTGACCCAGCCCAGCCCGGCGAAGACGAGGGCGGCGATCAGGAAGAACATCACCGGCCCGCCGACCGGGCCGAGCAAGCGCCGCGTCATCGCCCCCACCTCTTCGTCGCCGTCGGGTTACTTCCGCTTCGGCGCCCTGACGTCCTCAGCGCCGAAGTCGTCCAAATACAGTTCGCCATCCGCCTTCTGTAAGAGCGTGCCCTTGACAACGACGTCCTGTCCCTTGAGGCCGTCGAGACGCCCCACCAGAAATTTGTCTTCCGGGACGACGAGCGCAACCCGGACCTCGCGGGCCGGGTCGTCCCTTTGCCGAATACGAACGTAGTAGCCGCCGCCCTTGTCGCGCCAGCACAACACGCCCTCGACATCAGCCGAGATCCGGCCCCGCGGTTGCGCCCGGGCCCCTTCCAAGCGCTTCTGGAGCGCCCGCTCCTCGGCCTGCGCGGCCTCGGTGCGTTTGCGCGCCTCCTTGAGTTCGGCTCCGATCTGCTCTTCGGTCGGCGGCGGCGAGTCGGCAAGGAGCACGGCCCCCGCGAGAGCGGAGACGGCCGCGACACACGCGAAAACGGCCAGCGACTTTCGCATTCCGGTCTCCCCCGGGTGAGGAAAGGGTCCCCGTAACCGGACCTAACGGTTGCCCGAAGGTGCCGCGGCCGCGACCTCCTCCGAGACGGTCAGCGCGGGACCGGCCATGTACCCGTGCGCCCGAACCGTGACGATGGCCTCCGGCTGGTCGTCGTCCCCGGCCGGGTCTTTGAGCTTGGCTCGCAGCCGGGCCACGTGCATGTCCACCGCCCGCGTTTCCAGCCCGGCGGTGCCGATGCCCCACACGCGTGAGAGCAGCTCCTCGCGGGACACCGCCCGCTCGCGGTTGCACACCAGGTACTTCAGCAGGGCCGCTTCCGTCTCGGAGAGATCGGCCCGGCCGCCGTCCGACCAGCGCACCTCGCGGCGGTGCAGGTCGATGGTGCCGCTGCCCACTTCGACCAGGCGCACGTCCGGCACCGGCTTCATCGTCCGGCGCAAGATCGCCTCGACGCGGGCGATCAGCTCCTTAGCCGAGAACGGCTTCACCACGTAGTCGTCGGCCCCCATCTTCAGCCCGCGCACGCGGTCGTCTTCGCTGCCGCGGGCGGTGAGCAGGATCACGGGGCGGGCCGGGTGGGCGCGGCGCAGTTCGCCGAGCACCTCCAGCCCGTCCCGTTTCGGCAGCATGATATCGAGCAGCACCAGATCGACGCCCGCCGACATCGCCTCGCGCAGGCCGAGCTGACCGTCCATCGCTTCGGTCACCTCGTAGCCGCTCAGCCGCAAGGCGTCGGACACTCCCCGGCGGATGGCCGGTTCGTCT from the Frigoriglobus tundricola genome contains:
- a CDS encoding EscU/YscU/HrcU family type III secretion system export apparatus switch protein — protein: MAENPQQKRAVALRYDAGRDSAPKVVAKGRGRTADMILALAKKNGVPVRQDPNLVQVLSRLKIDQEIPPEVYRAVAAILAFLHRVNRPNT
- a CDS encoding sensor histidine kinase; amino-acid sequence: MTRRLLGPVGGPVMFFLIAALVFAGLGWVTVVALRVERAQREAAAQAELGNDVHVALWRLDGRMLPALGVEDSRPFYHYASADPLSGSTTAPTPLLAAPLPDWMKLHVQLDPATGWTSPQVLSPEAQKRVSEAWPDLPLENNTAERSAVLVALNDKYPAFGTCDLLTARERAISADDRPFAAPMFDPPAVAAIPRPNSAPNAPPSPATNPTPLPPAPAGAAAPPPFRLFGWELPHRDAVASNQRPDDLASNKKDAMPAQQAPPGLPGPPANPPSQAPVTQGVQPSGAVGGRGNATAIDNDTLMQSFRNRTGTISRGVDEAKKAGRDFPMFGKNQGQLGQNFVNPPGNNLNTVPGGPSVPGPTPPGTPTAPSLAPGVGALPVPGPVPPAAPVTNPLVPGAGNERADKDGKPMSAAPDPSGDRSKQKDADAQRALSNELRGGSILEHIAGVCRRRDPDDLPPQDNNRKSLPPSVSNDRGPQNSRDATNLFNNSVVTIPPAVNIHLGSMRPQWITAADGTETLVLLRAAKIDQKTVYQGVVLDWGKLEQVLKEEVRDLFPDAALVPVRDAAGVSPDRAMTSLPVQLDPGPVPPLPSAGWTPLRFGLVLAWVAALVAFAAVGLSGWSLVDLAERRIRFVSAVTHELRTPLTSLRLYIDLLLSGMIQDEAKRQEYLNTLATESDRLHRLIDNVLDFAKLEKRRANGDMRPVKVGDLLDQLRGTWTDRVGADGKELVIVSTLAAELEVCTDAAMVQQIVGNLIDNARKYTRDADDKRIWLWAKPGGADRIVFEVEDRGPGVPAGERKSIFKPFRRGTHADARAGGAGLGLALAKQWAEVLGGTVAYRAAEGAPGACFRLELPIK
- a CDS encoding response regulator transcription factor translates to MPKARIVVVEDEPAIRRGVSDALRLSGYEVTEAMDGQLGLREAMSAGVDLVLLDIMLPKRDGLEVLGELRRAHPARPVILLTARGSEDDRVRGLKMGADDYVVKPFSAKELIARVEAILRRTMKPVPDVRLVEVGSGTIDLHRREVRWSDGGRADLSETEAALLKYLVCNRERAVSREELLSRVWGIGTAGLETRAVDMHVARLRAKLKDPAGDDDQPEAIVTVRAHGYMAGPALTVSEEVAAAAPSGNR